The following are encoded together in the Populus trichocarpa isolate Nisqually-1 chromosome 5, P.trichocarpa_v4.1, whole genome shotgun sequence genome:
- the LOC18098684 gene encoding PWWP domain-containing protein 1 has product MISFESDAKNSNEEEEEKPRVSEQEVNNVRVSKVEEEEEEEGSRVSELRSESSFDFEEREQNNRLAVGDYKSLWSEFDDFVANEKNEAMEGTSRALSYGFEVGDMVWGKVKSHPWWPGHIFNEAFASSSVRRTRREGHVLVAFFGDSSYGWFDPAELIPFDANFAEKSQQTNSRTFIRAVEEATDEASRRSALGLACKCRNKYNIRPANVAGYFAVDVPDYEPGGVYSVNQIMKVRDGFKPGEALAFVKQLAAGPHGCDQDGLEFIKNKARVSAFRKAVFEEFDETYAQAFGVHNSRPLNDTAKVSNQLAKEPARAPLSGPLVIAEALGGEKSSKKPIKVKEHSKRDKYLLQRRDEPNDPGTFEIGQRQASSSSPAIHVEGSSAAEAGDYVLQKRAPAPHISEKHEQSPFITKEGVDSSEDGAGKAALLSNQAPGYGGASLNAKPSLDNQDAVKEIKGEPGSDVADNLKSVGWSDFSGKEQLKGVSGCTSPTFQEQEGIVDLKYEESAKASRSNEVSQQTELNFSARAEGDSGLSKVQDGGPGSHLSPLNASQSGGTSTGTGVKKVKVVKRPTGPLSSETSIMGEKKKKRKKELGAETNPDHPKKRLATGKGGVAGISSGKSTQISMSPGEDFQLNSQKKDVGASNTLPNSIELELPQLLSDLHALALDPFHGAERNSPSVTMSFFLRFRSLVYQKSLALSPPSETELVEARGAKSSSNIGASDYSASENSRGLTSSKPAKSLARLDDPTKAGQKRLPSDRQEEIAAKRLKKITHLKSLASGKKAGQRSLDTQRAEGKEPVATQRAEGKPPAATQRAEGKQPVAQAPRKLVKPDSYKKMEPPVRDTEPTMLVMKFPPETSLPSAAQLKAKFARFGSIDQSAIRVFWKSSQCRVVFRRKLDAQAALRYAVGNKSLFGNVNVRYNLREVGAPASEAPESEKSRGDDTSVDATQAKDPLVERQAAAFAHQPPSQSAGQLKSILKKPNGEEAVPVPGGNGGRGTRVKFILGGEETNRGEQMMVGNRNNFNNNASFADGGAPTTTVAMDFSSKNFQKVIPPSPLPILPLPTQFANDPLNNSHHHTEVPPRNLHNFIIPPPSSGPSTPSMDISQQMLSLLTTCNDLVTSVSGLLGYMPYHPL; this is encoded by the exons ATGATATCTTTTGAATCGGACGCGAAAAATTCgaatgaagaggaagaagaaaaacctaGGGTTTCTGAACAGGAAGTTAACAATGTTAGGGTTTCTAAGgttgaagaagaggaagaagaagaaggatctAGGGTTTCTGAGTTGAGAAGTGAAAGcagttttgattttgaagagagagagcaGAATAACAGGTTAGCGGTAGGGGATTATAAATCTTTATGGagtgaatttgatgattttgttgCTAATGAAAAGAATGAAGCAATGGAAGGTACGTCTAGGGCATTAAGTTACGGTTTTGAAGTTGGTGATATGGTATGGGGGAAAGTGAAATCGCATCCGTGGTGGCCGGGGCATATATTTAATGAGGCGTTTGCTTCGTCTTCGGTGAGGCGGACGAGGAGGGAAGGTCATGTGTTGGTTGCGTTTTTTGGGGATAGTAGTTATGGTTGGTTTGATCCGGCGGAGCTTATTCCGTTTGATGCGAATTTCGCAGAGAAATCGCAGCAGACGAATTCGAGGACTTTCATTAGGGCGGTAGAGGAGGCTACAGATGAGGCTAGTAGGAGGAGTGCACTTGGTTTGGCTTGTAAGTGTAGGAATAAGTATAATATTAGGCCTGCGAATGTGGCAGGGTATTTTGCAGTGGATGTGCCGGATTATGAGCCAGGAGGGGTTTACTCGGTGAATCAGATTATGAAGGTAAGAGATGGGTTTAAGCCGGGTGAAGCTCTTGCTTTTGTGAAGCAGTTGGCAGCGGGGCCTCATGGGTGTGATCAGGATGGTCttgaatttattaagaataaGGCTAGGGTTTCAGCATTTCGCAAGGCTGTGTTTGAAGAGTTTGATGAGACATATGCACAGGCATTTGGAGTTCACAATTCACGGCCTTTGAATGATACAGCTAAGGTTTCAAATCAGCTTGCTAAAGAGCCAGCTCGAG CTCCTTTAAGTGGTCCATTGGTGATAGCTGAAGCTCTGGGTGGTGAGAAGAGctcaaaaaaacctataaaagtCAAGGAGCATTCAAAAAGGGACAAATATCTCCTTCAGCGAAGAGACGAGCCAAATGACCCGGGAACTTTTGAAATTGGCCAAAGGCAAGCAAGTTCATCATCCCCAGCCATTCACGTGGAAGGTTCATCAGCAGCAGAAGCTGGTGATTATGTGTTGCAGAAAAGAGCTCCAGCACCCCACATTTCAGAAAAACATGAACAGTCTCCATTCATAACCAAAGAAGGTGTTGATTCTAGTGAAGATGGTGCTGGCAAAGCAGCATTACTTTCGAATCAGGCTCCAGGATATGGTGGTGCTAGTTTAAATGCAAAGCCATCTCTTGATAACCAGGATGCtgtgaaagaaataaaaggtgAACCAGGATCTGATGTGGCTGACAATCTGAAAAGTGTGGGGTGGTCTGATTTTTCTGGGAAGGAGCAGCTTAAGGGTGTTTCAGGTTGTACATCACCAACCTTTCAGGAACAGGAGGGTATAGTTGACCTTAAATATGAAGAGAGTGCAAAAGCATCCAGATCGAATGAAGTTTCTCAGCAAACTGAACTAAACTTTTCTGCAAGAGCTGAAGGAGACAGTGGATTGAGTAAAGTTCAGGATGGTGGCCCTGGTTCACATCTTTCACCACTTAATGCCTCACAATCTGGTGGAACAAGTACTGGTACTGGAGTGAAGAAGGTCAAAGTCGTTAAACGGCCTACGGGGCCCCTCAGCTCTGAGACATCTATTATgggggagaaaaagaagaaaaggaagaaagagttGGGAGCAGAAACTAATCCTGATCATCCGAAGAAGCGGTTGGCCACTGGAAAAGGTGGGGTAGCGGGAATCTCATCTGGAAAGTCCACTCAAATCAGTATGTCTCCTGGAGAGGATTTTCAGCTTAACAGTCAGAAGAAAGATGTTGGAGCCAGCAATACCTTGCCCAACAGTATTGAGCTTGAGCTACCCCAGCTACTGAGTGATTTGCATGCTCTAGCTCTTGATCCCTTTCATGGTGCAGAAAGAAACAGTCCTTCAGTTACAATGTCTTTCTTTCTTCGATTCCGGTCTCTTGTTTACCAGAAAAGCTTGGCTTTATCACCACCATCTGAGACTGAGCTTGTTGAAGCTCGTGGCGCTAAATCCTCTTCCAATATCGGGGCTTCTGACTATTCTGCCAGTGAGAATTCCAGAGGTTTGACATCTTCAAAACCAGCAAAATCCCTTGCCAGACTTGATGATCCAACAAAAGCTGGACAGAAGCGGTTGCCATCTGATCGCCAGGAAGAAATTGCGgcaaaaaggttgaaaaaaattactcacCTGAAGTCATTGGCTTCTGGGAAGAAGGCTGGACAGAGAAGTTTGGATACGCAGCGAGCAGAAGGAAAGGAGCCGGTGGCTACCCAGCGAGCAGAAGGAAAACCGCCTGCCGCTACCCAGCGAGCTGAAGGCAAACAGCCAGTGGCTCAAGCTCCTAGAAAGTTAGTTAAACCAGATTCTTATAAAAAGATGGAGCCTCCAGTTAGAGATACTGAGCCCACCATGTTGGTGATGAAGTTCCCTCCTGAGACATCGCTTCCATCTGCTGCACAGCTGAAGGCAAAGTTTGCTCGATTTGGGTCGATAGATCAGTCTGCAATCCGTGTCTTTTGGAAGTCATCACAATGCCGTGTTGTGTTCCGGAGAAAGCTTGATGCACAGGCAGCTCTCAGATATGCTGTTGGTAACAAATCCTTGTTTGGCAATGTGAATGTAAGATACAACCTCCGGGAAGTGGGCGCCCCTGCATCTGAGGCACCTGAATCTGAAAAAAGCAGAGGTGATGACACTTCTGTTGATGCCACACAGGCCAAGGATCCTCTGGTGGAACGACAAGCAGCAGCATTTGCACACCAGCCTCCTTCACAGTCAGCAGGCCAGCTGAAATCGATATTGAAGAAACCAAATGGTGAAGAAGCAGTACCAGTACCTGGTGGTAATGGTGGTAGAGGAACACGTGTAAAATTCATTTTGGGTGGGGAAGAAACTAATAGGGGAGAGCAAATGATGGTTGGTAATAGAAACAACTTCAACAACAATGCTAGTTTTGCTGATGGTGGTGCTCCTACTACTACTGTTGCTATGGATTTTAGTAGTAAGAACTTTCAAAAGGTTATTCCTCCATCTCCATTGCCTATCCTTCCCCTTCCTACTCAATTTGCGAATGACCCACTTAATAATTCACACCATCATACTGAAGTACCACCCAGAAATTTGCACAATTTCATTATTCCTCCACCAAGCTCTGGACCTAGTACACCAAGCATGGATATCTCTCAGCAGATGCTGAGCCTTTTGACAACATGCAACGATCTTGTCACCTCTGTGTCAGGCTTGTTAGGCTATATGCCTTACCACCCTCTTTGA
- the LOC18098683 gene encoding protein SRC2 homolog encodes MECRSLEITVISAKDLKDANLFGKMDVYCVVSLKGDDYNSKQKQKTHVHKDSGPNPVWNFPLKFTIDDVAAQQNRLKLKFMLKAERMLGDKDVGVVFVPVNELLGAKDGKGSLSYSVTAPRGRMKGTLNFLFKFGEKFNVTAPAMAKKMDGNVSAYPAMGYHAAAGGKEMNKPVTAYPVMGYQGAAGSSYAYPAPPPQAGGDKHQTPYPYPYNQPPPPQHGYGGYPPAPGQGYPGYPPQPMYGGGYQPGIQQRPKKSGRGKMGLGLGAGLLGGLLVGDMISDVGDMGGYDGGFDGGFDGGFDF; translated from the coding sequence ATGGAGTGCAGGTCATTAGAGATCACAGTTATCTCAGCCAAAGATCTCAAAGATGCCAATCTTTTCGGCAAGATGGATGTGTACTGTGTTGTTTCTCTCAAAGGAGATGATTATAATTCTAAGCAGAAACAGAAGACACACGTTCATAAAGACTCTGGGCCAAATCCTGTATGGAATTTCCCCTTGAAATTCACCATCGATGATGTTGCTGCTCAACAGAATCGCTTAAAGCTCAAGTTCATGCTTAAAGCTGAGCGAATGTTGGGAGATAAAGATGTTGGTGTAGTCTTCGTGCCTGTCAATGAATTGCTGGGTGCAAAGGATGGGAAAGGTTCCTTAAGCTATTCCGTCACTGCCCCGAGAGGGAGGATGAAAGGAACATTGAATTTCTTGTTTAAATTTGGCGAGAAATTCAATGTTACTGCGCCGGCGATGGCGAAAAAGATGGACGGGAACGTCTCTGCTTACCCTGCCATGGGATATCATGCTGCTGCCGGCGGGAAGGAAATGAACAAGCCTGTCACTGCCTACCCTGTGATGGGATATCAGGGTGCTGCAGGTTCAAGTTATGCATACCCTGCGCCACCACCTCAAGCGGGGGGGGATAAGCACCAGACTCCTTATCCATATCCTTATAATCAGCCGCCGCCACCACAACATGGTTATGGTGGGTACCCACCTGCTCCCGGACAAGGGTATCCGGGTTACCCACCACAACCCATGTATGGTGGTGGGTATCAACCTGGGATACAACAGAGGCCTAAGAAGAGTGGTAGAGGAAAAATGGGTTTGGGATTGGGAGCTGGATTGCTTGGTGGATTGCTGGTTGGTGATATGATTTCTGATGTTGGTGACATGGGTGGTTATGATGGTGGCTTTGATGGTGGTTTTGATGGTGGCTTcgacttttag